One stretch of Arachis duranensis cultivar V14167 chromosome 1, aradu.V14167.gnm2.J7QH, whole genome shotgun sequence DNA includes these proteins:
- the LOC107468236 gene encoding grpE protein homolog 2, mitochondrial: protein MSLYRVFSRSSRSLCRSFTLLYASAKPQSMPTTLSNHFHSLVHQSPNKLIPIQSKLLNLPINSFSNPRFGFSSSASPEPASDDPAKTTEEANVTDHSNQAKSMDQTKESDIGSECDLSRDDLIKLAAEKEGLLKVKQKEIEKMQDKVLRTYAEMENVMDRTRREAENSKKFAIQNFAKSLLDVADNLGRASSVVKESFSKIEAPNDSVEAAQLLKTLLEGVEMTEKQLVEVFKKFGVEKFDPTNEAFNPHRHNAIFQMPDASKPPGTVGVVLKAGYMLHERVLRPAEVGVTQQAED from the exons ATGTCGCTATACAGGGTCTTCTCTCGTTCTTCAAGGTCCTTGTGTCGAAGCTTTACGCTTCTATATGCTTCCGCAAAGCCCCAATCCATGCCCACAACGCTCTCCAATCACTTTCATTCCCTCGTGCATCAATCGCCAAACAAG CTGATTCCAATTCAATCCAAGTTATTGAACCTACCAATAAATTCATTTTCAAATCCAAGATTTGGTTTTTCTTCATCGGCTTCCCCTGAACCTGCAAGTGATGACCCTGCAAAGACAACTGAAGAAGCTAATGTAACTGATCACAGTAATCAAGCGAAGTCTATGGATCAGACGAAAGAATCAG ATATAGGGAGTGAATGTGACCTATCAAGGGATGATTTAATAAAGCTTGCAGCTGAGAAAGAAGGACTTTTGAAGGTAAAGCAAAAAGAGATTGAGAAAATGCAGGATAAAGTTCTACGTACTTATGCCGAGATGGAGAATGTCATGGATAGGACTAGACGTGAAGCAGAGAATTCGAAAAAATTTGCTATACAG AATTTTGCGAAGAGTTTACTAGAtgttgctgataacttgggaaGAGCTTCCTCTGTTGTAAAGGAGAGTTTTTCAAAGATTGAAGCACCAAATGACTCTGTTGAAGCTGCACAACTTCTGAAAACACTTCTTGAGGGTGTTGAAATGACTGAAAAACAGCTTGTAGAG GTATTCAAGAAGTTTGGTGTAGAAAAATTTGATCCCACAAATGAGGCATTCAATCCTCACAGGCATAATGCCATCTTCCAGATGCCTGATGCTTCCAAGCCCCCAGGCACTGTTGGAGTTGTTCTGAAG GCAGGTTATATGCTTCATGAAAGAGTTCTTCGTCCGGCAGAAGTTGGTGTTACCCAACAAGCAGAGGATTAA
- the LOC107468146 gene encoding uncharacterized protein LOC107468146, with protein MEAVGSRLGRASSRYGAPTVFSGPVRKWKKKWVHVSSSSLHTTNTTNTHSHSTTTNTTTNNNVNSASSRLLLRRWTPITASSAAEDDGDPRDVSDEPPRRKFRYTPIAVLEEQKKAVIEKVEDELIADRDQLPEDQRNVNHEIHGMLNMNEMSEESKDSNIGELDLGLSYPGINSKTQ; from the exons ATGGAAGCGGTGGGTTCAAGGCTAGGCCGAGCCTCCTCCCGCTACGGCGCACCCACCGTGTTCAGCGGCCCCGTCAGGAAGTGGAAGAAGAAGTGGGTCCAcgtctcttcttcctctttacACACCACCAATACCACTAACACTCACTCTCACTCCACCACAACCAACACTACCACCAACAACAACGTCAACAGCGCTTCCTCTCGCCTCCTTCTCCGCCGTTGGACACCCATCACTGCCTCCTCTGCTGCCGAAGACGATGGCGACCCACGCGATGTCTCTGACGAGCCACCGCGAAGGAAGTTCCGCTATACTCCT ATTGCTGTGCTTGAAGAACAGAAGAAGGCTGTTATTGAAAAGGTTGAAGATGAACTCATAGCTGATCGTGACCAATTGCCCGAAGATCAGAGAAATGTGAATCATGAGATCCACGGAATGCTGAATATGAATGAAATGTCAGAGGAGAGCAAG GATTCTAACATTGGTGAGTTGGATCTCGGTTTGAGCTATCCTGGCATCAACAGCAAAACACAGTGA